In Acaryochloris marina S15, a single genomic region encodes these proteins:
- a CDS encoding polyketide synthase — protein sequence MFISDYERHKLLFELNQTAIEYPNLTIPQVLEQRAMQMATNIAVILPDLELRSHQQLTYGELNHRANGLAHLLLQQGIQPGTYVAVMMERSIEMLVALVGILKAGGVYVPLDPTYPGERLDWMLTDTQAPLILTQQHLVPYLPPHQATVICLHPGWGQDLVEQEPVSVEQDGEAIAYINYTSGSTGKPKGVAVPHRAVLHLVFGNDYAQFGSDKTWLQLAPISFDAATLEIWGALLHGGRCVLFPHNGLPDLNDLQSVIAETQVTSLWLTASLFNMVVAECPQALQGVLEVLTGGEALSVPHIRLAQQRLPQTQFINGYGPTENTTFTCCYRIPKELPDTLGSIPIGRPIGNTQVYILDAALRLVPFGLPGELYVGGDGLAKEYINRPNLTEDRFIQNPFSDDPTSKLYRTGDQVRYLADGNIEFIGRVDHQVKIRGYRIELGEIESALRQHDAIQDAIAIVEEDPPTHKQLVGYVTAARGMTLDLDTIKQDLKQRLPEYMVPATLIGLDAIPLTPNGKVDKRNLPKSHTTVTNAVAPRTTLEKRLSDLWCDILGLEQVGTDDNFFDVGGTSILSLQVASRLSTELGQPLRAVKLYEYPTIRGLAQYLTQSYPTQTAPRPSISPQPSQPEAGIAIVGMVGRFPGAQNIDAFWSNLCNGKESITFFDVDQIDPSVDADLRTDPNYVRAKGVVDGAEGFDAAFFGISPRQAEIMDPQARLLLELAQEALENSGYAPNQYAGKIGLYAGSGQNTYFERHLCGRPEIVNRLGAFQTMLANEKDFVPTRASYKLNLTGPSVSVSTACSTSLVATIQAYQGLLKGDCDLALAGGISISTPQNIGYLYQEEGILSPDGHCRPFDAEAKGTTFNSGAGLVVLKRLADALEEGDRIYAVLKGVGINNDGADKVSFTAPSVKGQAGAILQAQAEAGFDPESIDYIEAHGTATPLGDPIEVEALTQAFQGSTSKRQFCAIGSVKGNIGHTVAAAGIAGLIKTALALYHKTLPPSLGYTTPNPQIDFENSPFFVNTQQTAWPLQETPRRAGVSSFGVGGTNAHVVLEEPPKFNASGPSHPYQLLLLSAKTATALEQASSNLRQFLQADTSVNLADIAHTLQVGRTPFKYRRFILCQGSTDACENLEALSPDTTGTRETMGRDREVVFVFPGQGSQYVNMGLNFYQSEPLFQSIVDQCAELLHQDLNFDIRTLLYPESGQEEAAAAELKKTIYTQPALFVVEYALAQLWMSWGLQPVALMGHSIGEFVAACLAGVFSLEDGLKLIAARGKMMWELPAGSMLSVRSGVDQVRPYLTDQLAIAAINSPSLCVISGPTPAIEALEATLSIEEMACKRLHTSHAFHSSMMDDMVAPFKALCADISLFPPQIPFVSTATAEWITESQTTDPQYWADHLRATVRFAESVKTLWQQPDRILLEVGPRTTTTTLARQQIRDEQTQVAIASLSKTAADQQEWKALTRALGQLWLAGVTLDWQQLYRHEYRHRVPLPTYPFERQRYWIDPLPARTNSKQVTTSSSPSASSVADPVQPPPQRTMSETRPQRLTPLIKEILETASGLDLVDADHQATFLEMGLDSLSLTQIALSLKKKFKVKISFRHLLEDYSSIQAVANHLDQSLPPEAFPAPSPSPPLESPTPESMVTAISYANGTTNGSYLNGVPAASSPLSGSMVEALMSQQLQILSQQLALIQQVQQGGSTPAVVNGAQSLPISSATSDIDLSPEGDKRNSAHNRGPSQASSTPPAKSHGPGTKIKKIQVTALTTAQQSYLDDLIQCYTTQTQESKRQTEKHRPYLADPRTVSGFTPLLKEMVYPIVVERSSGAKLWDVDGNEYVDITNGFGLNFFGWNPDFVTQAVIAQMEKGFEIGPQTPLAGKVAKLVSEFTGMDRVAFCNTGSEAVMAALRLARTVTGRDLVVTFKGDYHGTFDEVLYRAGANQKTLPAAPGIMPSMFENLLVLEYGTIESLDMIRQRADKIAAVLVEPVRSRDPGLQPVEFLQELRTITADTETTLIFDEVVTGFRVHPGGAQAYFGIQADLATYGKVVGGGLPIGIVAGKADYMDSLDGGQWQFGDDSIPEVGVTFFAGTFVRHPLALAAAEAVLLKLKSLGPTPQLELAQKVTQLTSHLQQFCTQVGASVQVKSFSSFFYITYDDDVTYGGLLFYLLRSKGIHVWEYRPCFFTLAHTDADIEFVAQAFKDSITELQIAELLPRNLQAEQTQNTINRFNANQPPRLGAKLGRDPDGNPAWYIPDPNRQGKYLKVGGIA from the coding sequence GTGTTTATCTCAGATTATGAACGCCATAAATTACTTTTTGAGTTAAACCAGACCGCAATTGAATACCCGAACTTAACGATTCCGCAGGTTCTTGAGCAGCGAGCTATGCAGATGGCGACCAATATTGCTGTCATCCTGCCTGATTTAGAGTTGCGATCGCATCAGCAACTCACCTATGGCGAACTGAATCACCGCGCCAATGGTTTAGCGCATTTACTCCTACAGCAAGGCATCCAACCCGGTACTTACGTCGCCGTTATGATGGAGCGTTCCATTGAGATGTTAGTAGCTTTGGTGGGCATTCTCAAAGCTGGCGGGGTATATGTTCCTCTGGATCCGACGTATCCTGGGGAACGATTAGATTGGATGCTGACGGATACTCAAGCGCCCTTGATATTGACGCAACAGCATCTGGTGCCCTATTTACCCCCTCATCAAGCCACTGTCATCTGCTTACACCCTGGATGGGGACAGGACTTAGTTGAGCAGGAACCTGTTTCAGTTGAACAAGATGGTGAGGCAATTGCCTATATAAATTACACGTCAGGTTCGACGGGCAAACCAAAGGGGGTTGCCGTGCCCCATCGAGCAGTGTTGCACCTGGTCTTTGGGAATGATTACGCCCAATTTGGATCGGATAAAACTTGGTTACAGTTGGCCCCCATTTCGTTTGATGCTGCCACCCTAGAGATATGGGGTGCCTTATTGCACGGGGGGCGTTGTGTCCTCTTCCCCCACAATGGTCTGCCAGATTTGAATGATCTGCAGTCGGTCATTGCAGAGACTCAAGTGACGAGCCTTTGGCTAACGGCCTCTCTCTTTAATATGGTGGTGGCTGAATGTCCCCAAGCGCTACAAGGTGTTCTGGAAGTTTTAACCGGGGGAGAAGCACTGTCTGTTCCTCATATTCGATTGGCTCAACAACGACTGCCCCAAACCCAATTCATCAATGGATACGGTCCAACGGAAAATACAACCTTTACCTGTTGCTATCGGATTCCCAAGGAGTTGCCTGATACCCTCGGGTCTATCCCGATTGGTCGACCGATTGGCAATACCCAAGTGTATATCTTGGATGCCGCTCTTCGCCTCGTGCCGTTTGGCCTACCTGGAGAACTCTATGTTGGGGGTGATGGTTTAGCGAAAGAATATATCAACCGCCCAAACCTCACTGAAGATCGGTTTATTCAGAACCCGTTTAGTGATGATCCAACGTCAAAACTCTATAGAACAGGCGATCAAGTTCGATATTTAGCTGATGGCAATATTGAATTTATCGGTCGAGTCGATCATCAAGTCAAAATTCGCGGCTATCGAATTGAGTTGGGTGAAATTGAAAGTGCATTGCGCCAACATGATGCGATTCAAGATGCGATCGCAATCGTAGAGGAAGACCCTCCTACCCATAAGCAGCTTGTAGGTTATGTGACTGCTGCCCGAGGGATGACGTTAGATCTAGACACCATCAAGCAGGACTTGAAGCAACGATTGCCCGAATACATGGTGCCTGCAACTCTGATCGGGCTCGATGCCATTCCACTGACGCCCAATGGCAAGGTCGATAAACGGAATTTACCTAAATCCCATACAACCGTGACTAACGCAGTGGCTCCTCGGACAACCCTAGAAAAACGCCTATCTGACTTGTGGTGTGACATTTTAGGACTGGAGCAAGTTGGCACAGACGATAATTTCTTTGATGTTGGTGGCACCTCAATTCTGAGCTTACAGGTGGCATCGCGTTTATCGACGGAGTTGGGACAGCCGTTGCGGGCCGTTAAGCTATACGAATATCCAACGATTCGAGGACTGGCCCAATATCTCACCCAATCCTATCCCACTCAGACCGCCCCTCGTCCTTCGATATCCCCCCAGCCCTCACAACCTGAAGCGGGTATCGCCATTGTTGGAATGGTGGGTCGCTTCCCTGGAGCGCAAAATATCGATGCGTTTTGGTCTAATCTCTGCAACGGTAAGGAGTCGATTACCTTTTTTGACGTGGATCAAATTGACCCCAGTGTCGATGCAGATCTGCGGACTGATCCGAACTATGTTCGAGCGAAAGGCGTAGTCGACGGAGCTGAGGGGTTTGATGCCGCCTTTTTTGGTATCAGTCCCCGCCAAGCTGAAATTATGGATCCCCAGGCGCGACTGTTGTTAGAACTCGCCCAGGAAGCCTTAGAAAATTCTGGTTATGCGCCTAACCAGTACGCCGGAAAAATTGGATTGTACGCAGGGTCTGGTCAAAATACCTATTTTGAGCGGCATTTATGTGGACGCCCTGAGATTGTGAACCGTTTGGGGGCGTTCCAGACGATGTTGGCGAATGAAAAAGACTTTGTCCCTACCCGTGCCTCCTACAAATTAAATCTGACGGGTCCTAGTGTCAGTGTTAGTACGGCCTGCTCGACATCCCTCGTGGCGACGATTCAGGCTTATCAAGGACTATTAAAGGGCGATTGTGATTTGGCGTTGGCTGGGGGGATCTCGATTTCCACCCCTCAGAATATCGGCTACTTATACCAAGAAGAAGGGATCTTATCCCCCGATGGCCATTGCCGTCCCTTTGATGCGGAGGCCAAAGGCACCACATTCAACAGTGGTGCTGGCCTAGTGGTTCTGAAGCGCTTAGCCGATGCCTTAGAAGAGGGCGATCGAATTTATGCCGTCCTCAAAGGGGTAGGCATCAATAATGACGGAGCCGATAAGGTCAGTTTTACAGCTCCTAGCGTTAAAGGGCAGGCTGGAGCCATTCTTCAGGCCCAGGCGGAAGCTGGATTTGATCCAGAGTCCATTGATTATATCGAAGCCCATGGCACAGCGACTCCCCTGGGCGATCCCATTGAGGTAGAAGCATTAACGCAAGCTTTTCAAGGGTCAACATCTAAGCGACAGTTTTGTGCAATTGGGTCGGTGAAGGGCAATATTGGCCATACGGTGGCAGCGGCAGGGATTGCTGGATTGATCAAAACTGCTCTCGCGCTCTACCACAAAACATTGCCCCCCAGCTTGGGATATACCACCCCCAATCCCCAGATAGACTTTGAAAATAGCCCCTTTTTCGTCAATACCCAACAGACGGCGTGGCCCCTTCAGGAAACCCCACGACGAGCGGGGGTCAGCTCTTTTGGGGTGGGGGGCACCAATGCCCATGTGGTCTTAGAAGAGCCACCGAAATTCAATGCATCGGGTCCCTCGCACCCCTATCAACTCTTGTTACTGTCCGCGAAGACGGCCACTGCTTTAGAGCAAGCATCGAGCAATTTACGGCAGTTTCTCCAGGCCGATACCTCTGTGAATCTGGCTGATATTGCCCATACTCTGCAAGTTGGGCGAACGCCCTTTAAGTATCGTCGCTTTATCCTGTGCCAAGGGTCTACGGATGCCTGTGAAAACCTAGAGGCTCTAAGTCCGGATACAACAGGGACCCGAGAAACGATGGGTCGCGATCGCGAGGTGGTTTTTGTCTTCCCAGGGCAAGGGTCACAGTACGTGAATATGGGGCTGAACTTTTATCAGTCGGAACCCCTGTTTCAGTCAATTGTGGATCAGTGTGCTGAGCTGCTCCATCAGGATCTCAATTTCGATATTCGCACGCTCCTTTATCCTGAATCTGGACAGGAAGAAGCCGCCGCCGCGGAGCTGAAAAAGACGATTTATACCCAGCCAGCCTTGTTTGTGGTGGAATATGCGCTCGCTCAATTGTGGATGAGCTGGGGACTTCAACCCGTTGCCCTGATGGGCCATAGTATTGGCGAATTTGTGGCGGCCTGTTTGGCTGGAGTCTTCTCCCTAGAAGATGGCCTGAAGCTGATTGCAGCCCGAGGCAAGATGATGTGGGAGCTACCTGCTGGCTCCATGTTGTCTGTGCGCTCTGGGGTGGATCAAGTCCGCCCATATTTGACGGATCAACTTGCGATCGCAGCCATCAACAGTCCTAGTCTTTGTGTAATCTCTGGCCCCACACCTGCCATCGAGGCCCTAGAAGCGACCTTAAGCATCGAGGAAATGGCTTGCAAACGGTTACACACATCCCATGCCTTCCATTCCTCAATGATGGATGACATGGTAGCTCCCTTCAAAGCCCTTTGTGCCGATATTTCTCTATTTCCTCCTCAAATTCCGTTTGTTTCAACAGCCACAGCAGAATGGATCACTGAGAGCCAAACCACCGATCCGCAATATTGGGCGGATCACTTGCGTGCCACAGTCCGGTTTGCCGAGAGCGTGAAAACCCTGTGGCAGCAGCCCGACCGTATTTTATTGGAAGTAGGTCCACGGACGACAACCACGACCTTAGCCCGTCAACAAATTAGAGATGAGCAAACGCAAGTCGCCATCGCTTCCCTCAGTAAAACGGCTGCTGACCAACAAGAATGGAAAGCGCTAACTAGAGCCCTGGGCCAGCTTTGGTTAGCTGGGGTCACCCTTGATTGGCAACAGCTTTATCGCCATGAATACCGCCATCGAGTCCCCTTACCGACTTATCCCTTTGAACGTCAGCGGTATTGGATTGATCCACTACCAGCTCGGACGAATTCTAAGCAAGTGACCACTTCTTCATCCCCCAGTGCTTCTTCTGTTGCAGATCCCGTTCAACCTCCTCCCCAACGCACCATGTCAGAAACACGACCTCAACGATTAACCCCTTTGATTAAAGAGATTCTAGAAACAGCCTCAGGTCTAGATCTAGTGGATGCCGATCACCAAGCCACCTTCTTAGAAATGGGACTGGATTCTTTATCCTTAACCCAAATTGCCCTATCCCTGAAAAAGAAATTCAAAGTCAAAATTAGTTTCCGTCACCTGTTAGAAGACTATAGTTCTATCCAGGCTGTTGCCAATCATCTCGATCAATCCCTCCCGCCTGAAGCCTTTCCAGCTCCCTCACCGTCGCCTCCTTTGGAGTCTCCTACCCCAGAATCAATGGTCACAGCCATTTCCTATGCCAATGGCACCACTAATGGTTCTTATCTCAATGGTGTGCCTGCTGCTTCTTCCCCTCTCTCTGGCAGTATGGTAGAAGCCTTAATGAGCCAACAGTTGCAAATTCTTTCTCAACAGCTTGCCTTGATTCAGCAGGTCCAACAGGGTGGTTCTACACCTGCAGTCGTGAATGGTGCTCAATCGCTTCCCATTAGTTCCGCAACTTCAGATATTGATTTATCCCCAGAGGGAGATAAGAGGAATAGTGCTCACAACAGAGGCCCCTCTCAAGCCAGCTCAACACCACCCGCAAAATCTCACGGTCCTGGGACCAAAATCAAAAAGATCCAAGTTACTGCTCTAACGACTGCACAGCAGTCTTATCTAGATGACTTGATCCAGTGTTATACAACTCAAACGCAAGAATCTAAACGACAGACTGAAAAACACCGCCCCTATCTCGCCGATCCAAGAACCGTTTCGGGATTTACCCCTCTTCTGAAAGAAATGGTTTATCCCATTGTGGTCGAGCGATCTTCCGGAGCTAAATTGTGGGACGTTGATGGCAACGAATATGTGGATATCACCAATGGGTTTGGTTTGAATTTCTTTGGTTGGAATCCCGACTTTGTGACCCAGGCCGTTATTGCCCAAATGGAGAAAGGCTTTGAAATTGGTCCCCAAACACCCCTAGCAGGCAAAGTGGCCAAGCTTGTTTCTGAGTTTACCGGCATGGATCGCGTAGCTTTTTGCAACACGGGTTCTGAAGCAGTGATGGCTGCACTGCGTCTGGCTCGAACGGTGACGGGACGCGACCTCGTGGTGACCTTCAAAGGCGACTATCACGGTACCTTTGATGAAGTTCTGTATCGAGCTGGGGCCAATCAGAAAACCCTACCTGCAGCCCCTGGAATTATGCCTTCCATGTTTGAGAATCTTCTGGTGCTTGAATATGGGACCATTGAATCCTTAGACATGATTCGTCAGCGGGCAGATAAGATTGCGGCGGTACTCGTCGAACCGGTTCGGAGTAGAGATCCTGGCCTGCAACCCGTAGAATTTCTCCAAGAATTGCGTACCATCACTGCGGATACAGAAACAACCCTGATCTTTGATGAAGTGGTGACTGGATTTAGGGTCCATCCAGGAGGGGCCCAAGCCTATTTCGGCATTCAAGCCGATCTGGCCACCTATGGAAAAGTAGTAGGTGGAGGCCTTCCCATTGGAATTGTGGCTGGTAAAGCAGATTATATGGATTCCCTGGATGGGGGACAGTGGCAGTTTGGCGATGACTCAATTCCAGAAGTCGGGGTTACCTTTTTTGCTGGGACGTTTGTCCGTCATCCCTTGGCGTTGGCTGCGGCAGAAGCAGTATTACTGAAACTCAAATCATTGGGGCCAACACCTCAACTTGAATTAGCGCAAAAAGTAACGCAACTTACGTCACATTTGCAGCAATTTTGCACTCAAGTTGGGGCTTCGGTCCAGGTGAAATCCTTTAGCTCATTCTTCTATATTACCTATGACGATGATGTTACTTACGGTGGATTGCTCTTTTATCTGCTGAGATCTAAAGGGATACATGTTTGGGAATATCGGCCCTGCTTCTTTACCTTGGCTCACACTGATGCAGATATTGAGTTTGTTGCCCAAGCCTTTAAGGACAGTATCACCGAATTGCAAATCGCGGAATTACTACCCAGGAACCTCCAAGCCGAGCAGACTCAGAATACGATCAATCGATTCAATGCCAACCAACCTCCGCGACTGGGTGCCAAGTTAGGACGAGATCCTGATGGGAATCCAGCCTGGTATATCCCGGACCCCAACCGTCAGGGGAAATATTTAAAAGTGGGAGGAATAGCATGA
- a CDS encoding exopolysaccharide biosynthesis polyprenyl glycosylphosphotransferase — translation MTSQTSPYRTVLYFLALDIIGLITSFYLAFLIRFDSKTPNWSSPVFWLVILTYLIVFYALDVYRLKVTESRFHSANHVFKSIALTVWLLTAFIQFCGLWKMDPMVGRGILLLSSIIFTAWSLGYRYLLNKSESKNSLRKKWLVLGDKNKLLRFASDNHAFDSRNLFYLNGYFEDLIKYPSERNASSYTKTGLIFSKPWSGILIDDAECDIPQCLHDDLIQARFSGKEVYRFGDFCEHYLQKIPPEMVRPSWFAYSEGFSLVSGHMYSHIKRFFDSLFALSLLILTFPLLLLVTIAIKLDSPGPLLYSQTRKGHHGKPYKIYKFRSMYTDSEKHGAKWATVGDRRITRIGRIIRKIRIDEIPQLWNILNGEMSLIGPRPERPEFDDVLVKEIPYYHFRYLVKPGVTGWSQVKFGYGNTLEDSANKVAYDLFYIKNHSLFLDILIILKTIRVVLFAQGV, via the coding sequence ATGACTTCCCAAACATCACCTTACCGAACCGTTCTCTATTTCCTTGCACTTGATATTATTGGACTTATTACAAGTTTTTACTTAGCTTTTTTGATTCGATTTGACAGCAAAACACCTAACTGGAGTTCTCCAGTATTCTGGTTGGTTATTTTAACTTATCTTATTGTCTTTTATGCGCTGGATGTTTATCGACTGAAAGTCACAGAAAGTCGATTTCATTCTGCAAACCACGTTTTTAAGTCTATCGCTTTGACCGTATGGCTACTGACCGCATTCATTCAATTTTGTGGCTTATGGAAAATGGATCCAATGGTTGGTCGAGGAATATTATTGCTGAGTTCAATAATATTCACGGCTTGGTCTTTGGGGTATCGATACTTATTAAACAAAAGTGAAAGTAAAAACTCACTACGAAAAAAGTGGTTAGTTTTAGGTGATAAGAATAAGCTACTTAGGTTTGCTTCTGATAATCATGCTTTTGATTCAAGGAATTTATTTTACCTTAATGGTTATTTCGAAGATCTCATCAAATATCCTTCTGAGAGAAATGCGAGTTCTTATACCAAAACAGGATTGATTTTTTCTAAACCTTGGTCAGGTATTTTAATTGATGATGCAGAATGTGATATTCCTCAGTGTCTGCACGATGATCTGATTCAGGCGCGATTTAGTGGCAAAGAAGTTTATCGATTTGGTGACTTTTGCGAGCATTATCTACAAAAAATTCCACCTGAGATGGTACGTCCCTCTTGGTTCGCTTACTCAGAAGGTTTCAGCTTAGTTAGTGGACATATGTACTCTCATATCAAAAGATTTTTTGATTCACTTTTTGCACTTAGCTTACTCATCCTCACATTTCCTTTATTACTGCTAGTAACCATAGCTATCAAACTTGATAGTCCAGGGCCACTACTTTATTCACAGACTCGAAAAGGACATCACGGTAAACCCTACAAAATTTATAAATTCCGCTCTATGTACACTGATTCAGAAAAGCATGGGGCGAAATGGGCTACTGTTGGCGATCGACGTATTACCCGAATCGGAAGAATCATTCGAAAAATAAGGATTGATGAAATCCCACAACTATGGAACATTCTCAATGGTGAGATGAGCCTTATTGGTCCACGACCTGAACGCCCAGAGTTTGATGATGTTCTTGTAAAAGAAATTCCTTATTATCATTTCCGATATTTAGTCAAACCTGGTGTCACAGGGTGGTCTCAAGTCAAATTTGGTTACGGAAATACCTTAGAAGATTCAGCAAATAAAGTTGCATATGATCTCTTCTATATCAAGAATCATTCTTTATTTCTTGATATTTTAATTATTCTCAAAACAATTCGAGTCGTTTTATTTGCTCAAGGGGTATAA
- a CDS encoding polysaccharide biosynthesis tyrosine autokinase gives MNPPSNIEFERIWILLKRKWLSSFLIVLAGATCGLFAGINQEKVYLSEGSILIKRKANTSSLTGVGEGINEKEPLYQDSIPLETEAAVISSIPVLELAIKAGNLQKNSPELITPEIIQENLEVRQIQSSDLLRVSFPDKDPRQAARVVDAILSAYLQNNIQTNQNDTVSARQFIEKQIPQAEANLRNAELNIENFKSRNKFLDSQQSQQAILNGITLVKEQITQAELEAIKANNEANSLLNQIGITAKEALSTTKLSQSQGVQEVLRELQETQSKIAVSKNSLNLSHPVMIDLLERERSLQQILRQRAQLSVRGQRPPQSSTLIQAGELQQITTAKVVDLKAKSASASNQVVKLKQILKTYEQQAQSLPQLQRRLDEFKRRRETAQLTYETLINKQEELRVAENQSSVNARIISPAVIPTDSANPSILLYLLLGGFLGGVLSLANLLLIEARDKSLKSLYEVQQLFNYRLLSIIPFETSLKRSLDQGFTPKHDVLKVAPKFNQALMCLDTNLMGISAEFNCHVIGVTSTVAGEGKSTIVAFLAQRLAQSGKKTLIIDADFRNAVQHELWDLSNGLGLWNYLQIEQISSEIECKAVETNLHLLTAGSPSIGFEIPMETVFIGMFARFKHLVNILRERYDYLIIDCPEITSNTATSSLAKAIDGFLLTVRPELVDTESGLIAKNLLTHTQSRVLGMVINSTLASQPTFHQFKQNQNLDSDLIFEGQLKQLFSGRRPENLDKVFSEDYPSINPMTFREFNPTTQNHTNKQDSMQKLEFWIDEQEQELISKKNEISYLKNRLHSTSYSKDQEILELRIAEEQENLKFLEESLDGQRQQIRERLELLSDL, from the coding sequence ATGAATCCCCCGTCTAACATAGAATTTGAGAGAATTTGGATCCTTTTAAAGCGGAAATGGCTATCTTCATTCTTAATCGTCTTAGCTGGAGCTACTTGCGGTTTATTTGCTGGCATCAATCAGGAGAAAGTTTACCTTTCTGAAGGCTCTATTTTAATTAAGCGTAAAGCTAATACTTCTTCCCTGACAGGTGTTGGTGAAGGTATCAACGAAAAGGAACCGCTATACCAAGACAGTATTCCTCTAGAGACAGAAGCTGCAGTTATTAGTTCTATACCAGTTCTAGAACTCGCTATAAAAGCTGGTAACCTTCAAAAAAATAGTCCTGAGTTAATCACACCAGAAATTATTCAAGAGAATTTAGAAGTTAGGCAGATCCAATCTTCTGATTTATTGAGAGTCTCCTTTCCAGATAAGGATCCAAGACAGGCAGCAAGAGTTGTAGATGCCATTTTATCTGCCTATTTGCAGAATAATATTCAAACCAACCAAAACGATACGGTATCTGCTCGTCAATTTATTGAAAAGCAAATTCCCCAGGCTGAAGCCAATTTGAGAAATGCAGAACTAAACATAGAGAATTTTAAATCTCGAAATAAGTTTTTGGACTCACAACAGTCACAACAAGCAATCTTGAATGGTATTACCCTAGTTAAGGAACAAATCACTCAAGCAGAACTAGAGGCAATCAAAGCCAATAATGAAGCAAATTCTTTGTTAAACCAAATTGGGATTACGGCCAAGGAAGCGTTATCGACCACTAAGTTAAGTCAATCACAAGGTGTCCAAGAAGTTCTAAGGGAACTACAAGAGACCCAGTCTAAGATTGCAGTTTCTAAAAATAGTCTAAACCTCTCTCACCCAGTTATGATCGATTTGCTGGAGCGTGAGCGTTCGCTTCAACAGATTCTTAGACAAAGGGCACAACTTTCTGTGCGGGGACAGCGCCCTCCACAAAGTTCAACTTTAATTCAAGCGGGTGAGTTGCAACAGATCACCACTGCTAAAGTCGTTGATCTGAAGGCCAAATCTGCATCTGCTAGTAACCAAGTCGTTAAGCTCAAACAGATTCTCAAAACCTACGAGCAACAGGCTCAATCCTTACCTCAATTACAACGAAGACTCGATGAGTTTAAGCGGCGTCGAGAAACTGCACAGTTAACATACGAAACATTGATTAATAAGCAAGAAGAACTTAGAGTTGCTGAAAATCAAAGTTCTGTTAATGCTCGAATCATTTCGCCAGCAGTGATTCCAACTGATTCTGCCAATCCTTCCATCCTTCTTTACCTACTATTAGGTGGGTTTCTAGGCGGAGTCCTGAGTCTAGCTAATTTATTATTGATAGAGGCAAGGGATAAATCCCTCAAAAGTCTTTACGAGGTTCAGCAACTATTTAACTATCGCTTACTTAGTATTATTCCCTTTGAAACTTCTCTCAAACGTTCCCTAGATCAAGGCTTTACCCCCAAGCATGATGTACTGAAGGTCGCTCCCAAGTTTAATCAAGCTTTGATGTGTTTAGACACCAACTTGATGGGTATCAGTGCAGAGTTTAACTGCCATGTAATCGGGGTTACCAGTACTGTTGCCGGAGAAGGAAAATCAACAATAGTAGCTTTTCTCGCTCAAAGACTCGCTCAAAGCGGTAAAAAAACGCTCATTATTGATGCTGATTTTAGAAATGCAGTACAACATGAGCTTTGGGATTTAAGCAATGGCCTTGGGCTGTGGAATTATCTACAGATTGAGCAGATTAGTTCAGAAATAGAGTGCAAAGCGGTGGAAACGAATTTGCACTTACTTACTGCAGGTTCGCCATCCATTGGATTTGAGATACCGATGGAAACTGTATTTATAGGTATGTTTGCTCGATTTAAACATCTAGTAAATATTTTGAGAGAGAGATATGACTACCTTATTATTGATTGTCCTGAGATCACTTCCAACACAGCTACTTCATCCTTAGCCAAGGCTATTGATGGATTTCTCTTAACTGTAAGACCTGAGTTAGTCGATACTGAAAGTGGCTTAATCGCTAAGAATCTACTGACCCATACACAAAGTAGAGTTTTAGGTATGGTCATCAATTCAACACTGGCTAGTCAACCAACATTTCATCAATTTAAACAAAATCAAAATTTAGACTCTGACCTGATATTTGAAGGGCAACTCAAACAGTTGTTTTCAGGTCGGCGTCCTGAAAATCTCGATAAAGTCTTTTCAGAGGATTATCCTTCAATCAATCCCATGACTTTTAGAGAGTTCAATCCTACTACTCAAAATCATACTAATAAGCAAGATAGTATGCAGAAATTAGAATTCTGGATTGACGAGCAAGAACAAGAGTTGATCTCAAAGAAAAATGAAATTAGCTACTTAAAAAATAGATTACATAGTACATCATATTCTAAAGATCAAGAAATATTAGAATTAAGAATTGCCGAAGAACAAGAAAATTTAAAATTCTTAGAAGAGTCTCTTGATGGCCAGCGACAGCAAATTCGAGAAAGGTTAGAATTACTTAGCGATCTATAA